The nucleotide sequence GTGGCCGCCACCAACTTCCCGTTGGCCGCCGCCTTGTCGAGCGCGTCCCGCAGCAGATCCTCCCGCGGCTGCCGTCCGATCGACCCCACCGGCGCCGCGAACAGCAGCACCTGCTGGTGCTTGTTCGCGGCCGCCCGCCACGCGTCGGCGACCTGCAGCGCCTGATGGGCCTGCCACCACGCGACCGGCGAACCACCGGAGGGGCCCGGCTGCAGGATGGCGTGCAGCTGACCCATGGCGAGCAGGACGGACCAGCCGTGCAGTACGGGTGGTACGGAGTCGATCTGGGGGAGCGGCATGAAGCCCTGCTCGATGAGCAGCGGCAGGAAGTCGTCGCCCACGCCGGTCGTGCCGGGGCGGGCGATGGGAGCGGTCGGTTCGACGACCAGCGCCGGGTGCAGCTCGCCGCTGAGCAGGATCAGTCCGCTGGTGACGCCGAGCACGGCCTGCTCGGGGACGGCCTGGGCCGGGTTGTCCCCGGCGATGGAACGGGCGGCGCCCTGCAACTGCTCCTCGGTGACCTGGACCACCTGGGAGGGCAGACAGGTGGCGTGGGCGAAGGCGAGTACGGCTGTCTCGTCGCCGACGAAGAGAACGGTGCTGGTGCGCTCCTGCTCGGAGTCGCCGGGGGTGCGGCACGACGTGCAGTCGTAGCCGCCGGGGGCGTTCTCTCCGGCGAGCAGCCGGTCGGCCTCTTCGTCGCCGATCTCGGCGCGTACCTCGTCGCTGACCTCGAGCATGCGCGGCACGGGTGGCTCCTCGGGATGCGGTGCGTGTCGGTGCCGGGTGGCGCCCGGCCCATGAGCACGGAGGTTCCGGCTCATGAAGGAGACAACGTGCGATCTGTGGCCGGGGTCACGCCCGATGACGAACGGAATCGAACCAACCGCAGCGCAGGGTGAATCCATGGGCGGAATCAGTTACTCCGCGCCAACTTCCCAAGGGCCCGGCCAAGTTACGCCGGTGAAGTGGGTCACAGATCGTCGAGGCGTCTGGCCGACATATCAGTAAATAAGGGAATGAAGTAGGTGTCCGGAATTGGCCGCTACTCGCGGTAACGGCGAACTGGCCTCGAATGACCGGCGATTGCTTGCTGACAGCCCGTCAACCTCCATACATTCCCGGCCGTGTGCAACGAGCACCGCTCGGGTACGTCCGCCGGCCGCGCAGAGCCAGACAGCGCGCAGCACCACCTCCGGCGGACGGGGCGGAGCGCGACACCCGCGTCCATGCGCGGGAAGCGCCCCGTCCTGGGGGACCCCGGGTCCGTGGAGAGGGATCTTCATGTCCGAATGTGCCGATACCGCGCGCGGCAGCGCTCGAAGGACACGTACGACGGCGGTCCTCGCCGGGGCGGCCCTGCTCGCCCCCCTCGGACTCCTGGCCGTCACCGGCACCGCCTCGGCGGCCGACAGCGGGGTGTGGGACCGCATCGCCAAGTGCGAGAGCGGCGGCGACTGGCACATCAACACCGGCAACGGCTACTACGGCGGTCTCCAGTTCGCCGCCTCCACCTGGCGTGCCTACGGCGGCACCGCCTACGCGGCCACCGCCGACCAGGCCTCCAAGGCCCAGCAGATCGCGATCGCCACGAAGGTCCAGCGCGCGCAGGGCTGGGGAGCGTGGCCCACCTGCGCCGGGCGCGCCGGAGCCTCCGGCAGCGCACCCGCGGGACCCGCCACCGGCTCGGCCCCCACCGGGTCGACCAGGCCGGCCGACCCCACCGAATCCGGGAAGTCCGTCACACCGGCCCCCTCGACGACACCGTCGCGCCCCGCCGGCCACTCGGACCGCAGCGCCTCCCGCGGTGACTACACCGTCCGGCAGGGCGACACCCTGAGCGGTATCGCCGCCCGGCACGGGACCACCTGGCGGCAGGTCTACGCCGCCAACAAGGCCGTCATCGGCGGCGACCCCGACATGATCGTGCCGGGCCAGCGGCTCGACCTCTGACCCGCCCGCGCCCGTTTCCCCTGGGCGCCGAGGTCCCACCCGGCACACCCGCCGGGTGGGACCTGTGCCTCTCCGGACGGCGACGGCCCCTGCCGTCTCAGGCGAGTTCCGCCGCCTCGCCACCGAACGCCAGTGCCCCGCGCCGCAGTTCGTACACCAGGACGCCCGGTACGCCGCGCAGTCCCGGCGGCAGGCGCTGTTCGGCGACGACCACGCAGGCGTCGAGGTCGCTCAGCAGTTCGTAGGTGCGGGCCGCGACCGCCGGTGACATGCCCTGGGTGGGTTCGTCGACGAGGACGACACGCGCGCGGGCCGACAGGGCGCGGGCGAGGGCGAGCACGCGCTGCTCGCCGCCGGAGAGGGTGCCGGCGCGGCGAGGGAGCAGGGGTCCGAGCCGTGGATAGGCGTCCAGGGCGTACGAGAGGTCCGACGCGGCCAGTTCGAGGTTCTCGCGCACGGTGAGCGAACCGAAGACGGCGCGCCGCTCCGGTACGAGGACGAGGCCGCGGCGGGCGCGCTCGTACGCGGGCAGCCGGGTGATGTCGGCCCCGTCCCACACCACGGCGCCGCCGGAGAGCGGGACCGTGCCGGCGAGGGCCCGCAACGCGGTCGTACGGCCGGAGCCGTTGCGGCCGAGCAGCACGGTGAGGCCGGGGCCCGGGGCGGCGAGGGTGAGGCCGTGCAGCGCCTCCAGGGGGCCGTATCGGACGCGGGCGTGACGCAGGGAGATGAGGGTCATCGTTCGACCGCCGGGTCGAACGGGTCGCGTGTGCCCGGTGCACGGAGGACATGGTCGGCGGGGCCGGAGGTGACGATCAGGCCCGCCGCCATGACGTGCACGACGTCCGCGAGGTCCGCGACGAGGTCGAGGTCGTGCTCGACGACCAGCAGGGCCATGCCGTCGTCGGCGAGGGCGCGCAGCACGCGGGCGAGGGCGGCCAGCTCGGCCGCGTCGAGTCCGGCGGCGGGTTCGTCGAGCAGCAGCACGCGCGGGCTCCCGGCGAGCGCCCGCGCGAGCTCGACCCGCCGCAGTGTCCCGGTCGGCAGTCCGGCCGCCGGCGCCTTCCGCACCGGCCCGTCCAGCCCGAACAGCCGCAGCGCCCGCTCCACGGCTCCGGGATCGGCGATCCGGCCCTGCTCGGCGCCGACCCGGACGTTCTCGGCCACGGTCAACGACGGGAACACGGCCAGCTGTTGAAACGTCCGGGCGATACCGAGCCGGGTTCGGGCGTGCGCCGGCAGCCGCGTGATGTCCCGCCAGCCGAGGCGCACCTGGCCGGCGCCGGGCCGCAGTGTCCCGGCGAGACAGTGGAAGAGCGTGCTCTTCCCGGCACCGTTGGGACCCACCACCGCGCAGACCCGCCCCGGGATGACGTCGAGATCGACACCGCCGAGGGCCGTGAACCCGCCGTAACCGAGGTGGAGGTCGCGGGCTTGGAGGGAGGGGGCGGGAGAAGGGGCTGCACGGGGAGAGCGCGTGGCGCGCCCGCCGGCCGGCCGAGGAGGGGAGGCCGGGACAACCTCGGGCCGGTGCCCGGCGGGAGTGCCGAGGTCGGGGGTGGGCGGTTGCCGTGCCTTGTCGGACCGTTCCTGGCCGTGATCGGCGGGCTTCGCCTCGTCGGACCGCTTCCCGTCGTGACCGGCGGGCTCCGCCCCGCCCGGCGCGCTCTCGGTGGGCTGCCCCTCGTCCTGCGACGTGACTCGGCCCGAGGCCGCTACCCGCCACCGTCGGCCGATCCCGTCACGGCCTCGCCCGCCGCCCGGGGTTCCGCGACCAGGACCGCCGCTGCTCACGGCCGGTCTTCTGCCCACCACGGGGCCCTCGTCCCGGACGGCCTGGTCAAGCGCGTCCTGCGCCGCCGCGCCCGCGAAGGACCAGCCCCGCGCCGGGCCGTCCGTCGCGGCGACCGCCGAGGCTGTGGCCGCGCCCGTGCCACGTCTCGCCCACCCGGTGCTCGCGTCCTGTGTCGAGCGGTCCGCCGACGCCGCGCCCCTGCCCGGAAGAGCCGACCTCGGTCGATCCACCCCGACGGGCGCCCCCGCCCGTACCCGCTTTCGGGCCCGCGTCCCCGCCGACGTCAGCTCGTGTCGGCCGCCCGCCCCCGGCCGCAGCCGTACGAACCCCGCCCGCACCGCTTCGTAGGGCCCGCCGGGGAAGCGGCCCACCAGGACCGCCAGGACGCCGATGACCGCGGCCGCCACGCCGCCCCTGGTGCCCGCGTCCAGGCCGACCAGCAGGGCGGCCGCCCCGAGAGCGCCGAGCGTGCTGTCGGCGCCCAGGACGACGATCGCGGCGAACCAGATGAGGCCGCGGACGGGGTCGTAGGCCGTGGGGTCGAAGGCGCGGAGGCCCATGGCGAGCATGCCGCCGCCGAGGGCGGCCAGGGCGGCGCCCGTCACGAACGCCGCCAGTTTCAGCGACGGGACGCGTACGCCCGCCGCCGACGCGCCCGCCTCGTGGTCCCGCAGGGCGGCGAGGGCCCGGCCGGTGCGGCCCCGGCGCAGGGCGTGGGTGGCCAGGAGCGCCAGGGACAGCAGTCCCAACTCCAGGACGTAGTAGGCGCGGTCGCCCTCGAAACCAGGGGGACGGGTGACGGTCAGGCCCGAGGTCGCGTACGGCTGGGCGAAGACGAAGCGGCTCACACCGACGCCCACGGCGAACGTGGCGAGGGCCAGCGCCAGACCGTGACGGCTGATGGCGGGCCAGCCGGTCAGCAGGCCGAGGGGGGCCACCAGGAGGACGGCCACCAGGAGGGCGGTCAGTTCGGGGAGCGTGGGGAGGAAGGGGAAGCGGCCGGCCGACAGCAGTGCCGTGAAGAGCGCGCCCAGGCCCGCGTAGGCCGTCTGGCCCAGGGAGATCTGGCCGCCCCTGCCCGTCACCACCACCAGGGAGAGCAGGACCACGCCCAGCGCGGGCACCTGGACGGCAGTGTGCAGGTCCTCGCCCGCGAAGCCCAGCGGGATCAGGAACAGCGGGAGCGCCACGATCCACGCGCCGGCGGGTGTGCCGACCCGCGCGGTCGCCGTGCGGGGCAGCGCGTCGCGGGTGCCCACGCCGGGCAGGACCAGGGCCGCGACGAGGAGGGCGACCACGAACAGGTTGGTGCCCACGGCCTGGAGCAGCGGCTCCGCCCAGCCCGACGGGTGGAACCGGGTCAGCTGGCTCTGGGCGATCCCGATACCCAGCGCGACCAGCACGGCCATCGGGAGGCTGCGCATCCGGGCGGCGACCGCCACGGCGACCACCTCCATCACCAGGAGCGGCATGCCGTACGGGTCGAGGCGTACGTACGGGGCCAGCAGGACGCCCGTCAGGCCCGCCGTGAACGAGCCGAACGCCCAGCCCGCGGCGGCGACCCGGTCCGCGTCGATACCGTCGAGGACGGCGAGGGACCGGTCGTCCACGACGGCGCGGAGCTCGCGGCCGAAGCGTGTCCAGCGGGTGACCGCGCCCACGGTCGCCGCGACCGCCAAGGCCACCGCCGGCTGGCCCCACGGGTCGGCCGGCACCAGCGTCGGCGCGTCGTCCCGCGCCCCCTGGCCCCACAGCAGCGCGGCCCCGCCGACAAGGAGGACGAAGACGCCGATCGAGGCGACCAGTGTCTGTGCCGGGTCGCCGCCGAGCACGGCGAGCGGGCGGAAGACGAGGCGTTCCAGGATCAGGCCGATGGCGGGGGCGACCAGGAACAGGGTCACGAGGGCGCCGAGCCAGAGAGGCCACCCCCACTCCACGGTGAACTGGCGCAGCAGATACGCGCACACCATCGCGATCGCCCCGTGTGCGAAGTTGAGCACGCCGGTCGCCCGGTACGTCACGATCAGACCGATTCCGGTGAGGGCCGCCGCGCTGCCGACCGACAGCCCGGCCAGCGTCAGGTCGTACGTCA is from Streptomyces sp. NBC_01314 and encodes:
- a CDS encoding ATP-binding cassette domain-containing protein produces the protein MTLISLRHARVRYGPLEALHGLTLAAPGPGLTVLLGRNGSGRTTALRALAGTVPLSGGAVVWDGADITRLPAYERARRGLVLVPERRAVFGSLTVRENLELAASDLSYALDAYPRLGPLLPRRAGTLSGGEQRVLALARALSARARVVLVDEPTQGMSPAVAARTYELLSDLDACVVVAEQRLPPGLRGVPGVLVYELRRGALAFGGEAAELA
- a CDS encoding ATP-binding cassette domain-containing protein; protein product: MASLTYDLTLAGLSVGSAAALTGIGLIVTYRATGVLNFAHGAIAMVCAYLLRQFTVEWGWPLWLGALVTLFLVAPAIGLILERLVFRPLAVLGGDPAQTLVASIGVFVLLVGGAALLWGQGARDDAPTLVPADPWGQPAVALAVAATVGAVTRWTRFGRELRAVVDDRSLAVLDGIDADRVAAAGWAFGSFTAGLTGVLLAPYVRLDPYGMPLLVMEVVAVAVAARMRSLPMAVLVALGIGIAQSQLTRFHPSGWAEPLLQAVGTNLFVVALLVAALVLPGVGTRDALPRTATARVGTPAGAWIVALPLFLIPLGFAGEDLHTAVQVPALGVVLLSLVVVTGRGGQISLGQTAYAGLGALFTALLSAGRFPFLPTLPELTALLVAVLLVAPLGLLTGWPAISRHGLALALATFAVGVGVSRFVFAQPYATSGLTVTRPPGFEGDRAYYVLELGLLSLALLATHALRRGRTGRALAALRDHEAGASAAGVRVPSLKLAAFVTGAALAALGGGMLAMGLRAFDPTAYDPVRGLIWFAAIVVLGADSTLGALGAAALLVGLDAGTRGGVAAAVIGVLAVLVGRFPGGPYEAVRAGFVRLRPGAGGRHELTSAGTRARKRVRAGAPVGVDRPRSALPGRGAASADRSTQDASTGWARRGTGAATASAVAATDGPARGWSFAGAAAQDALDQAVRDEGPVVGRRPAVSSGGPGRGTPGGGRGRDGIGRRWRVAASGRVTSQDEGQPTESAPGGAEPAGHDGKRSDEAKPADHGQERSDKARQPPTPDLGTPAGHRPEVVPASPPRPAGGRATRSPRAAPSPAPSLQARDLHLGYGGFTALGGVDLDVIPGRVCAVVGPNGAGKSTLFHCLAGTLRPGAGQVRLGWRDITRLPAHARTRLGIARTFQQLAVFPSLTVAENVRVGAEQGRIADPGAVERALRLFGLDGPVRKAPAAGLPTGTLRRVELARALAGSPRVLLLDEPAAGLDAAELAALARVLRALADDGMALLVVEHDLDLVADLADVVHVMAAGLIVTSGPADHVLRAPGTRDPFDPAVER
- a CDS encoding transglycosylase family protein, producing MSECADTARGSARRTRTTAVLAGAALLAPLGLLAVTGTASAADSGVWDRIAKCESGGDWHINTGNGYYGGLQFAASTWRAYGGTAYAATADQASKAQQIAIATKVQRAQGWGAWPTCAGRAGASGSAPAGPATGSAPTGSTRPADPTESGKSVTPAPSTTPSRPAGHSDRSASRGDYTVRQGDTLSGIAARHGTTWRQVYAANKAVIGGDPDMIVPGQRLDL